Proteins encoded within one genomic window of Rhizobium favelukesii:
- a CDS encoding biotin-dependent carboxyltransferase family protein, protein MINVLTTGPLNTVQDLGRFGFRNIGVTASGAMDSVATRIGNLLVGNAEDAASIEIQTFPFKISFDRPTVFAITGADCRATLDGIDLPPWWVQQANGGQTLELSMPLRNARAYVSFAGGIDVPVVMGSRSTSLRGAFGGFAGRFLQNGDNIAVVPTEVPQIPLGGFGVVPPAKALAEFFPVDEDGQLLLRAIPAGEHDLFGQDCERFWIQAWKITSQSDRTGYRLSGEPLKPDRPIEMRSHGVVPGVVQVPPRGEPIVQMSDANTAGGYPKIAGVIEVDLWRLAQARIGSRIRFVRSTVEEALAAEHALEAYLNQVTKIAPVVAAALINITRR, encoded by the coding sequence GTGATCAACGTTCTCACAACAGGCCCGTTGAACACCGTTCAGGATCTTGGCCGTTTTGGTTTTCGCAACATTGGCGTAACGGCAAGTGGTGCCATGGACTCGGTGGCAACCAGGATTGGGAACCTGCTCGTCGGCAATGCCGAGGATGCTGCGTCCATTGAAATCCAGACGTTTCCATTCAAGATCTCTTTCGATCGGCCGACGGTTTTTGCGATCACTGGTGCCGACTGCCGTGCAACCTTGGACGGCATCGACTTGCCACCATGGTGGGTGCAGCAAGCCAACGGCGGCCAGACATTGGAACTTTCGATGCCGTTGCGCAACGCACGTGCCTACGTGTCTTTCGCTGGCGGCATAGACGTCCCCGTCGTAATGGGCTCCCGGAGCACCTCGTTACGGGGCGCCTTCGGAGGATTTGCAGGTCGTTTCCTGCAGAACGGAGATAATATCGCCGTCGTTCCCACCGAGGTTCCTCAAATCCCGCTTGGAGGCTTTGGGGTGGTGCCCCCTGCGAAAGCCTTGGCGGAATTTTTCCCCGTCGACGAGGATGGACAACTGTTGTTGCGTGCCATCCCGGCCGGTGAACACGATCTGTTCGGTCAAGACTGCGAACGATTCTGGATCCAGGCCTGGAAGATCACGTCTCAAAGCGATCGCACCGGGTATCGCCTGTCTGGCGAGCCGTTAAAGCCCGACCGACCAATCGAGATGAGATCTCATGGGGTCGTTCCAGGCGTGGTCCAGGTACCTCCGCGAGGTGAACCCATCGTGCAGATGAGTGACGCAAACACTGCTGGCGGCTACCCCAAGATAGCCGGCGTCATCGAAGTCGACCTCTGGCGGCTCGCACAAGCGAGAATTGGAAGCCGCATACGGTTCGTGCGATCGACTGTTGAAGAGGCGCTGGCGGCCGAGCACGCGCTTGAGGCCTACCTCAACCAAGTCACGAAAATCGCTCCCGTGGTTGCCGCGGCGCTGATCAACATCACACGGCGATAG
- a CDS encoding LysR substrate-binding domain-containing protein → MDTRRLKSFITIVDMGSITRAADILHIAQPALSQQLAALEDHFQEKLLTRSQQGVILTDAGRALYRHAQIILRQMDQAYADVRAGGAILSGRVSVGLAPFSSAATLSLQLLEEAKLRYPQVLLHVTESVSQPYSQMIMNGRLEMALIHGAGPIKGVKFQPLLTEEFVFVANESLGISREEPPIAVANLQTIPFVVPPAYNFVRRAIDVAFGRSRTNLNVVAEVEAVRTLGRAVDAGLGATIVPKAIANRIVAEATQPMVVRRLSSPKIEETLSLCLSDTTPLSEPALAITQLLVELTETLKTVELPS, encoded by the coding sequence ATGGATACTCGCCGTCTCAAGTCGTTCATCACCATTGTTGATATGGGAAGCATCACGCGCGCGGCAGACATACTGCATATCGCGCAACCTGCACTTAGCCAGCAGTTAGCGGCTCTCGAAGATCACTTTCAGGAAAAGCTGCTGACACGAAGCCAACAGGGTGTAATCCTGACCGACGCCGGTCGCGCGCTCTATCGCCATGCCCAGATCATCCTGCGCCAGATGGACCAGGCATATGCAGATGTGCGTGCCGGTGGAGCGATCTTGTCCGGTCGCGTATCGGTCGGTCTGGCTCCGTTCAGCAGCGCAGCAACCCTTTCGCTCCAACTGCTGGAGGAAGCGAAGCTGCGATATCCGCAGGTTCTGCTGCATGTCACCGAGAGCGTGAGCCAGCCGTACAGCCAGATGATCATGAATGGTCGCTTGGAGATGGCTCTGATCCACGGCGCTGGCCCAATCAAAGGCGTGAAATTCCAGCCTCTGTTAACTGAGGAGTTCGTTTTCGTTGCCAACGAATCCCTTGGCATTTCGCGCGAGGAACCGCCAATTGCGGTCGCAAATCTGCAAACAATTCCTTTTGTCGTCCCGCCTGCATACAACTTTGTTCGACGCGCGATCGACGTGGCATTTGGCAGGAGCAGGACAAACCTGAACGTTGTTGCAGAAGTCGAGGCCGTCAGAACCCTGGGACGTGCAGTTGACGCTGGGCTTGGCGCAACGATCGTGCCAAAGGCGATCGCAAATCGCATTGTGGCCGAGGCGACGCAACCGATGGTAGTTCGGCGCCTTTCCAGCCCGAAGATTGAAGAAACGCTTTCGCTCTGCCTCTCCGACACAACGCCGCTGTCGGAACCGGCGCTGGCGATCACTCAGTTGCTCGTTGAGCTCACCGAAACCCTCAAGACAGTCGAGCTTCCCTCCTAA
- the pxpB gene encoding 5-oxoprolinase subunit PxpB has protein sequence MSVKTVQLSAPATRSPSQRPPKISCIGTRSYLIEAPGDFDLAAQRRIWALSKALANSEDYAELIPGMTNLLVVLKNTPSDPALVVQRLTDQWDCAGELDLVGKTIEIPTIYGGEHAIDLPALCGYCGLSAKEIVTLHAQPIYTVFSVGSAPGFGYLHGLDPRICMPRKSVPSLKMLKGMVTIGGMQTGVAVLTGPNGWNSIGFADITVFDPMAESPAIMAPGDRVRFVPERIEL, from the coding sequence TTGAGTGTCAAAACCGTACAGTTGTCGGCGCCTGCGACCCGGTCGCCCAGCCAGCGCCCGCCCAAGATCTCATGTATTGGCACACGCAGCTATTTGATCGAAGCGCCAGGCGATTTCGATCTCGCCGCGCAACGCAGGATATGGGCTCTCAGCAAAGCCCTGGCTAACAGCGAGGATTATGCCGAGCTCATACCCGGCATGACCAATCTCCTGGTCGTGCTCAAGAACACTCCGTCCGATCCAGCGCTCGTTGTTCAACGCCTCACGGATCAATGGGACTGCGCCGGTGAACTCGACCTGGTGGGCAAGACCATTGAGATTCCGACCATCTACGGCGGCGAACACGCAATCGATCTTCCTGCGCTTTGCGGCTATTGCGGGCTTTCCGCCAAGGAGATCGTCACGCTCCACGCGCAGCCGATCTACACCGTCTTTTCCGTGGGAAGTGCCCCGGGGTTCGGATACCTGCATGGCCTTGATCCGCGCATCTGCATGCCCCGCAAATCCGTGCCTTCGCTGAAGATGCTCAAAGGGATGGTCACGATTGGCGGGATGCAGACCGGGGTTGCTGTTCTCACCGGCCCGAACGGCTGGAATTCGATCGGTTTTGCCGACATTACCGTCTTCGACCCGATGGCGGAATCTCCGGCAATCATGGCGCCCGGCGATCGTGTTCGCTTTGTTCCGGAAAGGATCGAGCTGTGA
- a CDS encoding LamB/YcsF family protein, which produces MKIDLNSDMGEGFGPYRLCDDEALMDVVSSANVACGFHAGDPKTMARMVRLAKARGVGVGAHPGLADRVGFGRREIPTDADDMKQQVLYQLGALASVARGEGVKLSHISFHAAMGSMINRDPELATSIMRAIRSVDTDLIVFAMPDTELERAAQSNGLRTLTLFLADRAYDLAGQLVSRAVANSVIKDEASVRARVRQFMETGTVTTIEGVRLPVRARSILVHSDTPGSLELAKIVRSEVESAGGRIAPANEVLG; this is translated from the coding sequence ATGAAGATCGATTTGAACTCTGACATGGGTGAGGGGTTCGGACCATATCGGCTTTGCGATGACGAAGCGCTAATGGATGTGGTTTCTTCCGCAAACGTCGCCTGCGGATTCCATGCCGGCGATCCGAAAACAATGGCACGGATGGTTCGCCTCGCAAAGGCACGCGGTGTGGGTGTCGGTGCGCATCCGGGATTGGCTGACCGGGTTGGTTTTGGTCGCCGCGAAATCCCGACCGACGCGGACGACATGAAGCAGCAGGTGCTCTACCAGTTGGGCGCTTTGGCGTCTGTCGCGCGCGGCGAGGGGGTAAAACTGAGCCACATCAGTTTCCACGCAGCCATGGGGAGCATGATCAATCGCGATCCTGAGCTGGCGACGAGCATCATGCGAGCCATCAGGAGCGTTGACACCGACCTCATTGTCTTCGCGATGCCCGACACCGAGCTCGAGCGGGCAGCACAATCGAACGGACTGCGCACCCTGACACTCTTCCTTGCCGACCGCGCCTATGACCTGGCCGGTCAGCTTGTCAGTCGTGCCGTTGCAAACTCGGTCATCAAGGATGAAGCGAGCGTGCGCGCTCGGGTCCGCCAGTTTATGGAAACAGGCACCGTAACGACGATCGAGGGCGTTCGCTTGCCTGTTCGGGCAAGGTCGATTTTGGTGCATAGCGATACACCGGGATCGTTGGAATTGGCCAAGATCGTCAGAAGTGAAGTTGAAAGTGCGGGCGGGAGGATTGCTCCTGCAAACGAGGTCCTCGGCTAA
- the accC gene encoding acetyl-CoA carboxylase biotin carboxylase subunit produces the protein MSAVASLKAPFFDSVLIANRGEIALRIQRACRQLGLRSIMVCSEADRDAPYRETADEFVCIGPSPAAQSYLNRDAVLAAAVTTGAGAIHPGYGFLSENAAFADAVEALGLTFIGPRASEIRMMGDKIAAKQAMMAAGVPCVPGPDTALSEDLAEVANVAETIGYPVIVKAAGGGGGRGMRVVSSAHELAGAVIVTREEARRAFGKPELYIEKFLQHPRHVEIQVLCDNYGQGIWLGARDCSMQRRHQKVIEEAPAPSIPADVVARIGDRCVAACKQIGYRGVGTFEFLYEDNEFYFIEMNTRLQVEHPVTEMTSGIDIVREQLRVAQGYQLELSQADVGCFGHSLECRINAEDPFTFAASPGLISAISLPGGPGVRVDTHVGPGYKVPPQYDSMIAKLIVHAPTRDQAITRMRVALSEMRVEGIATNIALHRAIFEDPSFCRGGTDIHHLEKWLAERRAAS, from the coding sequence ATGAGCGCAGTTGCTAGTCTCAAAGCTCCGTTTTTTGACTCCGTGTTGATCGCCAACCGTGGGGAGATCGCGCTGCGCATCCAACGCGCATGTCGCCAGCTTGGTCTTCGATCAATCATGGTCTGTTCAGAAGCCGATCGTGACGCACCGTACCGTGAAACCGCCGACGAATTCGTCTGCATTGGCCCGAGCCCCGCTGCTCAGAGCTACCTCAATCGGGATGCAGTGCTGGCAGCGGCAGTCACGACGGGCGCCGGCGCAATTCATCCGGGCTATGGCTTCCTGTCGGAAAACGCGGCGTTTGCAGACGCCGTGGAAGCGTTGGGACTAACCTTTATCGGGCCGCGAGCGAGCGAAATTCGAATGATGGGCGACAAGATCGCCGCCAAGCAGGCCATGATGGCCGCGGGCGTCCCCTGTGTACCCGGTCCAGACACCGCCCTTAGCGAAGACCTAGCCGAGGTCGCGAACGTTGCTGAAACAATTGGTTATCCGGTTATTGTCAAAGCGGCCGGCGGCGGTGGCGGGCGTGGGATGCGCGTCGTTTCCTCGGCCCATGAGCTTGCCGGCGCGGTCATCGTGACACGCGAGGAAGCACGGCGCGCCTTCGGCAAGCCAGAGCTTTATATCGAAAAGTTCCTGCAGCATCCCAGACACGTGGAAATCCAGGTCCTCTGCGACAATTATGGCCAGGGAATTTGGCTTGGCGCTCGCGACTGCTCGATGCAGCGTCGCCATCAGAAAGTGATCGAAGAGGCTCCGGCCCCGTCAATACCGGCTGATGTGGTTGCAAGAATTGGAGATCGGTGCGTTGCCGCCTGCAAGCAGATTGGCTATCGCGGCGTTGGAACCTTCGAGTTCCTCTATGAAGACAATGAATTCTATTTCATCGAAATGAATACGCGCCTTCAGGTCGAGCATCCCGTCACCGAGATGACATCAGGCATAGATATCGTGCGTGAGCAATTGCGCGTGGCACAGGGATACCAATTGGAGCTGTCCCAGGCCGATGTTGGCTGTTTTGGCCACTCACTCGAATGCCGCATCAATGCCGAAGATCCATTCACATTCGCGGCCTCGCCGGGGCTCATTTCGGCGATTTCCTTACCGGGCGGACCAGGTGTTCGCGTCGATACGCATGTCGGGCCCGGATACAAGGTGCCACCACAATACGATTCCATGATCGCGAAACTCATTGTGCATGCGCCGACAAGAGACCAGGCGATCACCCGCATGCGCGTTGCGTTGTCGGAGATGCGGGTTGAGGGCATTGCCACGAACATCGCCTTGCACCGTGCGATCTTTGAGGACCCTTCATTTTGCAGGGGCGGAACTGACATTCACCATTTGGAAAAATGGCTTGCCGAACGGAGGGCAGCCTCGTGA
- a CDS encoding pyridoxal phosphate-dependent aminotransferase: MPAIADRLQNVTVSASVAMTQRARDLATKGTKVIGLSSGEPDFPTPAHAIRAAHAAALAGDTKYPPVDGTPALKAAIQRKFKRENNLHYDLDQILVGNGGKQVIFNAILATCNPGDEIVIPSPSWISYADIAKFAGAVPVPVNCPQNIGFKISPEDLEAAITPRTKWLLLNFPNNPTGAACSREEMKAIADVMLRYPHVWIMTDDMYEHLIYDDFEFCTIAEVEPRLYDRVLTVNGASKAYAMTGWRLGYCGGPRDLMKAISNVNTQNTAGVSTITQAAGVAVLDGPQDILKERASIYKKRRDFVLARLAEIPGVLAHKPEGAFYIFPNIAGLIGKTTKGGRLINNDTDFVMALIEEQHVATVQGAAYGMSPFFRLSYATSLEALGEGCTRIAEFCSSMT; this comes from the coding sequence ATGCCAGCCATAGCCGATCGCCTCCAGAACGTGACAGTGTCTGCGTCGGTCGCGATGACACAACGTGCTCGTGATCTCGCTACAAAGGGAACCAAGGTCATCGGTCTTTCGTCCGGCGAACCCGACTTTCCAACGCCGGCGCACGCTATCAGGGCGGCGCATGCAGCTGCGTTGGCAGGTGATACGAAATATCCACCGGTCGATGGGACGCCGGCACTTAAGGCCGCCATCCAGCGAAAGTTCAAACGCGAGAACAATCTGCACTATGATTTGGACCAGATCCTTGTCGGCAACGGTGGAAAACAGGTGATCTTCAATGCAATCCTCGCCACCTGCAATCCGGGTGACGAGATCGTCATTCCTTCACCATCCTGGATAAGTTACGCCGACATCGCAAAATTTGCCGGCGCAGTGCCCGTACCGGTCAACTGCCCACAGAACATCGGCTTCAAGATAAGTCCCGAAGACCTCGAAGCTGCAATTACCCCCCGCACCAAGTGGCTGCTGCTCAACTTCCCCAACAACCCAACGGGAGCTGCGTGTTCTCGCGAAGAAATGAAGGCCATCGCAGACGTAATGCTGCGCTATCCGCACGTCTGGATCATGACAGACGATATGTACGAGCATCTCATCTATGATGACTTTGAGTTCTGCACGATCGCCGAGGTAGAGCCTCGCCTGTACGACCGCGTCTTGACAGTTAACGGCGCATCAAAGGCGTACGCAATGACCGGCTGGCGTCTGGGATATTGCGGTGGGCCACGTGATCTGATGAAGGCCATCAGCAACGTCAACACGCAAAACACGGCAGGCGTCTCGACGATCACCCAGGCTGCAGGGGTTGCCGTCTTGGATGGCCCCCAGGATATCCTGAAGGAGCGTGCATCCATCTATAAGAAGCGGCGCGACTTTGTGCTGGCCCGCTTGGCAGAAATACCCGGTGTGCTGGCACACAAGCCCGAGGGTGCGTTCTATATTTTTCCGAACATCGCTGGCCTTATTGGAAAAACAACCAAGGGCGGCCGGCTGATCAACAACGATACCGACTTTGTGATGGCGCTTATTGAGGAGCAACACGTTGCGACCGTGCAAGGGGCGGCCTACGGCATGAGCCCGTTCTTCAGGCTGTCTTATGCAACAAGCTTGGAGGCACTTGGTGAAGGTTGCACCCGCATCGCCGAATTCTGCTCGTCGATGACGTAA
- a CDS encoding IS701 family transposase, giving the protein MSEQHDCSREPGDAVPHILRKWLSPFRFWFTAPSWEHLLVLVMGALLSPGKRTVTACLRITGRAEVSNFAAYHQLLNRARWNPRTLAARLLSIIVARLVPEGPVVIGMDDTIERRWGQRIAARGIYRDPVRSSHGHFVKASGLRWLSFMVLSPVPWAKCIKALPVLTILCPSERHDQKKGRKHKLLTDWARQGVLQLCRWLPGREIIFVGDSSFAVHTLAAALPDTATLITRLRLDASLFAPPDQRHEHTLGRPAQKGRPLPKLKTLLKDAKTEWQRIVASSWYGKQTDKTLDVTSGTGLWYRRGTPPRPIRWVLVRDPSGRREPQAFMSTNVNLEPAQIIAYFVRRWQIEVTFAETRAHLGVETQRQWNDKAIMRTTPSLLALYSLVTLWACDLLGHGVLPYAAAWYKKTEFTFSDAIGAVRMILWDQDIYRQHPPDPDIPETQPSRLKRMTQALCFAA; this is encoded by the coding sequence ATGAGCGAACAACATGATTGTAGCCGTGAGCCGGGAGACGCGGTCCCCCACATCCTTCGCAAATGGCTGTCGCCGTTTCGTTTCTGGTTTACCGCGCCAAGCTGGGAGCATCTGCTGGTCCTGGTGATGGGTGCGCTCCTTTCGCCTGGCAAGCGAACGGTGACGGCCTGCCTGCGCATCACCGGACGCGCGGAGGTAAGTAATTTTGCCGCCTATCATCAACTCCTCAACCGAGCCCGCTGGAACCCTCGCACGTTGGCGGCCCGTCTGCTGTCCATCATTGTTGCCCGGCTCGTGCCCGAGGGCCCTGTCGTGATTGGCATGGATGATACAATCGAACGGCGTTGGGGCCAACGCATCGCCGCGCGTGGAATTTATCGTGACCCGGTGCGCTCCAGCCATGGCCACTTTGTCAAAGCCAGCGGCTTGAGATGGTTGAGCTTCATGGTTCTTTCACCTGTCCCATGGGCAAAATGTATTAAAGCCCTGCCGGTGCTGACGATCCTGTGTCCCTCTGAGCGCCATGATCAGAAGAAGGGCCGAAAGCACAAGCTGCTGACTGATTGGGCAAGGCAAGGCGTCTTGCAGCTTTGCCGCTGGCTGCCGGGCCGCGAAATCATCTTTGTCGGCGATAGCAGCTTTGCCGTTCATACACTGGCTGCGGCTCTTCCCGACACGGCCACTCTCATCACGCGGTTGCGTCTGGATGCCAGTCTCTTTGCTCCACCAGATCAACGGCACGAACATACGCTCGGGCGACCGGCGCAAAAAGGCAGGCCATTGCCGAAACTGAAAACGCTCCTCAAAGACGCAAAGACCGAGTGGCAGCGCATCGTCGCATCGTCCTGGTACGGCAAGCAAACCGACAAAACCCTTGATGTCACATCAGGAACCGGCCTCTGGTATCGGCGTGGAACGCCCCCAAGACCAATTCGCTGGGTTCTCGTTCGCGATCCATCAGGCCGTCGTGAACCCCAGGCGTTCATGAGCACCAACGTCAACCTTGAGCCCGCTCAGATCATTGCCTATTTCGTTCGGCGCTGGCAGATCGAGGTCACCTTCGCCGAAACGCGAGCGCATCTTGGCGTGGAAACCCAACGGCAGTGGAACGACAAAGCCATCATGCGCACGACCCCGTCGCTGCTGGCGCTCTACAGCCTCGTCACACTCTGGGCATGCGATCTGCTCGGTCATGGCGTCCTTCCCTATGCCGCCGCCTGGTACAAGAAAACAGAGTTCACCTTCTCCGATGCCATCGGTGCGGTTCGCATGATCCTGTGGGATCAGGATATTTATCGACAGCACCCGCCAGACCCGGACATTCCTGAAACTCAACCAAGCCGCCTCAAGCGGATGACACAAGCACTTTGCTTCGCTGCATAA
- a CDS encoding acetyl-CoA carboxylase biotin carboxyl carrier protein, with protein MNLEKIKKLIEFVGRSSVSELNVTEGGATVRITKSVARRVEFADAAPAAKAPEQTIGSVPAGQDQPADGTGHVVRAPSAGVFHRGPDPLSSPLVEVGMLVEKGQGLCIIEAMKVFNTIPATHAGEITKIVVADGDDVDVGQALFEIR; from the coding sequence ATGAATCTGGAAAAGATCAAAAAACTGATTGAATTTGTCGGGCGATCGTCCGTTTCCGAACTCAACGTCACGGAAGGCGGCGCAACAGTTCGGATCACTAAGAGCGTCGCGCGCCGTGTCGAGTTCGCTGATGCCGCGCCTGCAGCAAAGGCTCCCGAACAAACCATCGGGTCAGTCCCTGCGGGGCAAGATCAGCCCGCAGACGGCACCGGTCATGTCGTTCGAGCTCCGTCGGCTGGTGTCTTTCACCGTGGCCCCGACCCGTTGTCCTCGCCTCTTGTCGAGGTCGGCATGCTCGTCGAAAAGGGACAGGGCCTCTGCATCATCGAGGCAATGAAGGTTTTCAATACCATCCCGGCAACACATGCCGGTGAGATCACCAAGATCGTCGTCGCCGATGGGGACGATGTCGATGTCGGCCAGGCCCTATTCGAGATCAGGTAA
- a CDS encoding ABC transporter substrate-binding protein: protein MRMKLAFLVATALVATPSYLLAQEKGGVINVATIGEPPTLDPMTSTADLVGIVTQHIFETLYTFDKKWAVTPLLAESLPDVSADGKTYTIKLRTGIKFHDGSDMTSEDVVASLNRWVKLASRGKQAGAFILSIAAGDPATVVIKLKQPYAPLASLLAFNNSAAIIIPAEKQADTMTDFIGTGPYMLKERKADQYIQLVRFNDYKPRSGDSDGYGGARHQYLDEIRFVPVPDANTRVEAAVSGQYDYVDSLPVESYDKLKSSTATQPLVLKPFGYPVFVFNTAAGLTKNVAMRKAIRQALSMEDMMAAAFGGTDFYAPDGNIYPRNFAWSTNAGVAGNYNIADPEGAATTAKKAGYNGEPIRILTSRQYEFHYKMAQVAAEYLKLAGFTVDLQVVDWATLTQRRTDKALWDIYISHSPFLPEPALIGSLSPSSPGWWDTPERKSVVDAFTTEVDPKKRIELWANVQQAMYDEVPFMKIGDFNAVSAISTKLKGVDPAPWPYFWNASIKK, encoded by the coding sequence ATGAGAATGAAACTCGCATTCCTTGTCGCCACCGCGTTGGTCGCAACACCATCCTATCTGCTGGCACAAGAAAAGGGCGGCGTGATCAATGTCGCAACCATCGGCGAGCCACCGACGCTCGATCCGATGACGTCGACGGCCGACCTCGTCGGCATCGTCACGCAGCATATCTTCGAAACGCTCTACACGTTCGACAAGAAGTGGGCGGTGACGCCGCTTTTGGCTGAAAGCCTTCCCGACGTTAGCGCCGACGGCAAGACCTATACGATCAAGCTTCGCACCGGTATCAAGTTCCACGACGGCAGCGACATGACCTCGGAGGATGTCGTTGCGTCCCTCAACAGGTGGGTCAAGCTTGCCTCGCGCGGCAAGCAAGCGGGCGCCTTCATCTTGTCGATCGCGGCTGGCGATCCGGCGACGGTCGTCATCAAGCTGAAGCAGCCCTACGCGCCGCTGGCCTCGCTGCTTGCCTTTAACAACTCCGCCGCGATCATCATTCCGGCCGAAAAGCAGGCCGATACGATGACCGACTTCATCGGCACCGGCCCCTATATGCTGAAGGAACGCAAGGCAGACCAATATATCCAGCTCGTCCGCTTCAATGACTACAAGCCGCGCTCCGGCGACAGCGATGGCTACGGCGGCGCCCGCCATCAATATCTCGACGAGATCCGCTTCGTGCCCGTGCCAGACGCAAACACCCGCGTCGAGGCGGCGGTTTCCGGCCAATACGACTACGTCGACTCGCTGCCGGTTGAATCCTATGACAAGCTCAAGTCGTCAACGGCGACGCAGCCGCTCGTCCTGAAACCGTTCGGCTATCCGGTCTTCGTCTTCAATACGGCCGCGGGTCTCACCAAGAACGTCGCGATGCGCAAGGCGATCCGTCAGGCGCTCAGCATGGAAGACATGATGGCCGCCGCCTTCGGTGGCACGGATTTCTACGCACCTGACGGCAACATCTACCCGCGCAACTTCGCCTGGAGCACGAATGCAGGCGTGGCTGGCAACTACAATATTGCGGATCCGGAAGGGGCGGCCACAACTGCCAAAAAGGCCGGCTACAACGGTGAGCCAATCCGCATCCTGACGAGCCGCCAGTACGAATTCCATTATAAGATGGCCCAGGTCGCGGCCGAATACCTCAAGCTTGCCGGCTTCACGGTCGACCTGCAGGTGGTCGACTGGGCAACGCTGACGCAGCGCCGCACCGACAAGGCGCTCTGGGACATCTACATCAGCCACAGTCCGTTCCTGCCAGAACCAGCACTGATCGGCTCCTTGTCTCCCAGTTCGCCGGGATGGTGGGACACGCCCGAGCGCAAGAGCGTCGTCGATGCCTTCACCACCGAGGTTGATCCAAAGAAGCGCATCGAGCTCTGGGCCAACGTCCAGCAGGCCATGTATGACGAAGTGCCGTTCATGAAGATCGGCGATTTCAACGCCGTTTCGGCCATCTCGACGAAACTTAAGGGCGTTGATCCCGCCCCCTGGCCATATTTCTGGAACGCGTCGATCAAGAAGTGA